Genomic segment of Rhodococcus rhodochrous:
GGAGCCGAAAGTGACCACCACCGAAACCTTCTCCACCACCGAACTGATCGTCTCCGTCGCCGCGCGGGAGCTGGCCGGCAAGGCCCGGGTCTTCGCCGGGGTCGGTCTGCCCACCCTCGCCGTCGACCTCGCCGCCCGCACCTCGAACCCCGACGTCGAGCTGATCTACGAATCCGGCGTCTGCGGGGCGCATCCCGAGGCGATGGCCGAGGGCATCGCCGATTCCGTCGTGGTCTCCGGCGCCGAATCGGTCGTGTCCATGGCGTCGCTGTTCGGGTACGTGCTGCAGGGCGGCAACGTCGACGTCGGCTTCCTCGGTGCGGCGCAGATCGATCGCTACGGCAGTCTCAACACCAGCATCATCGGTGATTGGGACAAGCCCACCGTGCGCCTGCCGGGTGGCGGCGGAGCCGTCGAGATCATGCCCAACGCCGGCGAGGTGTTCGTGATCATGCGACGCCACGATCCGAGCGCCTTCCCCGCCGAACTGGACTTCTGCACGACCCCGAGTCCGGTGCGCGCCCGTGAGGCGGGCGTCGGCATCATGCCGCGCGGGCGCGGGGTGACGAAGGTGTTCACCAGCCTCGGCGTGCTGTCTCGGCAGGATCCCTTCGACGAACTCGAACTGACCAGCATCCACCGCGGTGTCACCGTCGACCAGGTCCGCACCGCGACCGGCTGGGATCTGAAGGTCTCCGACGAGCTGACGCTGACCGAGGATCCCACCGCCGAGGAGATCGACCTGCTGCGCAACGAGATCGACAAGGTCCGCCTGTATCTGCGGTGATCGCCCGGCCGAGTCCGCCGAAGGCTGTCGATGTCACCGGCGCGGCGGCTGGCAGGATGTCCGCAGCGGACGACGCACCGGATCCTGCTCTCGGCGGTCCCTGTGCGCGTCCGGTGTGATGCCCGGCGGACGGACCGCCGTGATGCGGGAAGGCGGCACGTGATGCACGCGAGCGCGATCCACGACCTCGTGGACGGCACGGTCGTCGCAGCCGTGATGCCCTTGACCGCGGCTGATTCCGGCGGGGGTCGGGACGTCCCCGTCCTGATGCCGTTGTCCGGCCTCGCACACGGCACCGCAGAGAGTGCGGCCGGTCGCGCTGCCGTCGCGCTGGTCGACGAGCACGAGGTGTTCGCCGACCCTCCGACGGTCCTGCGTGGGATCGCCGCTGTGCGCGAGCGCGGATTCGCCGTGGCGGTCCGCATCGCGGAATCGACGTCCCGCGCCACGGTCGTCCTTGCCCTGGTGGAGCCCGAGGTGGTCGTCGTACCGGCCGAGGCGCTCGTCGCATCCGACCTGCGGGCCGCCACGACCCTGCTGTCGTTGCGGGCCCACTGCGAGCGCACGAACTCCGTCGTTCTCGCCGAGGGTATCGACTCCGACCTGCATCGCCGGGCAGCCCTCGCCCACGGTATCGATTTCGGTTGCGGTGCAGCGCTACAGGGTGAGGCCGATCCTTCGTCGCCGCGCGGTGAGCTGTTCCGGCAACCCTCCTGGAGCGCACCGCTCGACGACGCGACCGCCACGCCCTTCCGCATCCTGTCGGCGGGGCGGGAACGCGTGCGGAGCGGCAAGGGGCTGCTGGTCTCCATGAGCGCCGATCTCGAGGCGCGGGCCGGGGAGGCAGGACCCGACACGGTGGCCCTCGGCACCTTCCAACACCACGACCACTTCACCGGAGCTGCGCGCAGGCGATGGATGTCGATGTCCGACACCCTCGCGCACGTGGCGGTCTTCGCGGTCGGTTTCGGCACGAGCGACTCGGGCCCGGACCTCGTCCCGATCGAACCGCACGATCCACTCGTCGAGGAGTGGAACGTCATCCTCCTGGGAGAGTCGTTCGCGTGCGCACTCTCGGCGCTCGACCTGCACCGTCGAACTGCCGGCGGTGAGCGGGAGTTCGAGTACGTCGTCTCCTACGACCGGGAGGCCGTCGCCCGTGCGGCGCGCGCGACCCTGTCCCGTCCCCGACCGGTATCCCTGGAGATCCCGCCGTCGTCCTGAGCCGCTCCCCCGCGGGTCACCCCTCGAAACGAGCCAGGATGCTGTGGGCGCACCGGATGACGGTGCCGCGGTCGTAGGACAGCACGTAGTGGAACTCGCGGTCGAGATCCGCTGCGTCGGTGTGCATGTCGAGCGCGGCGAGCACGCACGCGAAGTGCGGGCCGAGGACGACGACGTTCCATTCGTCGACCATCGGATCGTCCGGGTCCAACGGCGCGTGGTGCACCGCGGAGTCGACGTAGGGATCGATTCCGACGCCG
This window contains:
- a CDS encoding CoA-transferase subunit beta; its protein translation is MTTTETFSTTELIVSVAARELAGKARVFAGVGLPTLAVDLAARTSNPDVELIYESGVCGAHPEAMAEGIADSVVVSGAESVVSMASLFGYVLQGGNVDVGFLGAAQIDRYGSLNTSIIGDWDKPTVRLPGGGGAVEIMPNAGEVFVIMRRHDPSAFPAELDFCTTPSPVRAREAGVGIMPRGRGVTKVFTSLGVLSRQDPFDELELTSIHRGVTVDQVRTATGWDLKVSDELTLTEDPTAEEIDLLRNEIDKVRLYLR
- a CDS encoding DICT sensory domain-containing protein, producing the protein MHASAIHDLVDGTVVAAVMPLTAADSGGGRDVPVLMPLSGLAHGTAESAAGRAAVALVDEHEVFADPPTVLRGIAAVRERGFAVAVRIAESTSRATVVLALVEPEVVVVPAEALVASDLRAATTLLSLRAHCERTNSVVLAEGIDSDLHRRAALAHGIDFGCGAALQGEADPSSPRGELFRQPSWSAPLDDATATPFRILSAGRERVRSGKGLLVSMSADLEARAGEAGPDTVALGTFQHHDHFTGAARRRWMSMSDTLAHVAVFAVGFGTSDSGPDLVPIEPHDPLVEEWNVILLGESFACALSALDLHRRTAGGEREFEYVVSYDREAVARAARATLSRPRPVSLEIPPSS